The Saprospiraceae bacterium genome contains the following window.
GGATTTGATAGGCTATGGATGTTCAACAGGTATTTCTGCATTTGACAGGGCATTGACAATAAAAGCCTTGGCAGATGTAAAATTTGTTGATTCAGATTTTGCAAGACCCGGCCATATTTTTCCTTTAAGGGCAAAATCTGGTGGTGTATTGCAGAGAACAGGGCATACGGAGGCAGTTGTTGATTTAGCCAAATTAGCTGGAATGACGCCTGCAGGTGCTTTGGTTGAGATTTTAAATGAAGATGGATCAATGGCTCGTTTGCCAGATTTGATTGTGAAGGCTGAAAAATTACAACTTAAAATTATTTCCATCAATGATTTGGTAGAATATCGATTGCGAAGCGAACGATTGGTAACTGTTGAAAAAGTTATGGATCGAATCATTCATGGGCAAACGATGAAGCTTATACAATACAGACAAACAAATTCCGGAGACGTTCATGTGGCTTTAGTTAAAGGTCAGGGTGATCCAGAAAAAATAGCTTTGGTGAGGGTGCAACATGCCGATGTTTTTTCAGAACTCATGGATTTGTTTGTGGATACTGAAAACGCTAGTTTATCAAGAAGTTTCAAAGCAATTTCTCAGGCAGAATTTGGCGTAATCCTGCTTCTAACCAGCAAAGACCAATCCTGGCAACCATTTATTAAATTGGATCCTGCCAACATACAAGATCTACACAGAAATGAACAACAACAACGTGAAATTGGAATTGGAGCCCAAATTCTTAATGATTTAGGAGTTCGGAAAATGCAAATCATCTCTAATACACCTCGAAAAACGGTTGCTCTTCAAGCTTATGGTCTTGAAATTACAGGTTATAAATCGTTTTAGGATTATTTAAATGAAAGTTCGTCAATAAGGATCGTATTTTCAATAGTGTTAAGACTGATTCTTAGTGAAAAATTAATCTACAGCGAATGAACTTTAAAATGTTGGACAAATAAATCCCTCGTTGTCATAATTCCCTATTAGGCTTAAGCTTACTTCAATGCTGTGTGTAGGCGAAGCATATTTTGCTACATCACGGATTCCAAAATCATAATGCATGCCAATGATAAAGCTTTTAATTTCAAAACCTAATAAAAACCCTAAGTCAGCTGGGATAATGCCACCAAGATTTTTTATAAGTCTTGTATTCATACCGGCATGTATGGCCGTTTGATTTAAATTGTAAAACGATCTGCGAATACTCATGCCTAAATTTGTTAAAAAATGAGGACCTTGATTGCTGATCAATAGTTTTGGAATTAAATCTGTGAAATTATTTATTTTATAATTTGCATTTACAATTCCTGTAATTTTAATGTCTGATTTCAAGGAATTGCTTCCTGTATAATCGATATTATCAAAATCTTTATAAAAGGAAACATCTGGTCGGAAAATATGATGAATAGCAAGTCCAGATTGAAGTTTAAATTTTGATTTTAAACGAACTTGATGCTGCAAACCAATTTTTATACTTGGTTTGGAAAAAATATTTGGTGGTAAAAGTTCAGAAGTGCTGCCATTGTATTTATTTAAACCATCAAATTGATCTTCAAAATATAAATTGTCATAGTTTATGGAGCGTTGTGTAATTCCTACCCCGATGCCTAACGAAATATATTGTGAATTTGACTTATCAAGTAGTTTATGGTATGCAAGTAATATTGAAACTTCATTGTTGTTCCAATCAAATTGTTGTGCGCGGTCTGTTATAAAATAGACCGAAGCTCCAAAATAATCTGATTTAAAATTTTGAATGCCAAAATCAAATTTAATATCACCTAAAATGCAAAAGCTGGAAATGGGCTGGTCACTAAAGCCAATCCATTGATTTCTGTGAAGTACACTAACCCGGTAATTTCCAGTAAACGCAGAGGTAAAAGCCGGATTGTAATAGGGCGCAATGGTATTGAATTG
Protein-coding sequences here:
- a CDS encoding PorP/SprF family type IX secretion system membrane protein, which codes for MLKYSFFLFFSLCAELINCQEVNFSQFNTIAPYYNPAFTSAFTGNYRVSVLHRNQWIGFSDQPISSFCILGDIKFDFGIQNFKSDYFGASVYFITDRAQQFDWNNNEVSILLAYHKLLDKSNSQYISLGIGVGITQRSINYDNLYFEDQFDGLNKYNGSTSELLPPNIFSKPSIKIGLQHQVRLKSKFKLQSGLAIHHIFRPDVSFYKDFDNIDYTGSNSLKSDIKITGIVNANYKINNFTDLIPKLLISNQGPHFLTNLGMSIRRSFYNLNQTAIHAGMNTRLIKNLGGIIPADLGFLLGFEIKSFIIGMHYDFGIRDVAKYASPTHSIEVSLSLIGNYDNEGFICPTF
- the ribB gene encoding 3,4-dihydroxy-2-butanone-4-phosphate synthase, producing the protein MIRFNTIEEAIQDFKNGKIIIVVDNEDRENEGDFICAAETISPEIVNFMATEGRGLICAPLDEKRADSLNLPLMVRNNTSLHETAFTVSVDLIGYGCSTGISAFDRALTIKALADVKFVDSDFARPGHIFPLRAKSGGVLQRTGHTEAVVDLAKLAGMTPAGALVEILNEDGSMARLPDLIVKAEKLQLKIISINDLVEYRLRSERLVTVEKVMDRIIHGQTMKLIQYRQTNSGDVHVALVKGQGDPEKIALVRVQHADVFSELMDLFVDTENASLSRSFKAISQAEFGVILLLTSKDQSWQPFIKLDPANIQDLHRNEQQQREIGIGAQILNDLGVRKMQIISNTPRKTVALQAYGLEITGYKSF